The window tAAAGCAATTTTGTGCTGGTTTAAAGAGAGGTAGGAACGTCGAGATAGGTAAATAGTGTGCGATAAACTTCTGTTTCTAGTTCGTTGTATAAACTTCCTCTGCGTACTGTATTACCCGGACAAAATAGTTGAAAGCACAAGGATTGAGCTATCAACCCTTGGGGGCTAACTGAAGTTCGTTAATAAACATGAAGCTATAATAAACATCAAAACATGGGTTTGCATTTCTAATGAATTTTGAGTTTATTCTTGTAGCTATTTCTGATTATTAATTTCGTATGTACGAGTACTTACCTCcctacctatttataaaaataatacggGTTTTACGGGTTTATTTAGATGTATTTTACTTCAGAAAAGCATCTTCTTATTTGTAGTCGAATAggaaaaacttaaataatttactttaaaatagatgatttaaaaatgtaatctaatatataaaggtcacaatgtttgtaaccaaactcctccgaaatggattcaccgatttttatgaattttattgTGTATATTTGGTAGGTTTGAGAATAGGACCTACCGAACGTAAAACACTAaattaactaacctaacctaacctaaccactaACCTagttaaactaaactaaactatttatcatacttctacgcggacggagtcgtgggcaatagctagtaaatatacttatataaatataagGTTCTAATTTGTTACTGAAATTTATCTGAAGCGAGATGTGGGTCCGTGTGTTATTCTGTAAAGAAAATAAGTAGCTTGTCATCCAGCTATCAATAAAGCATTAAATTCCGACTCATGTCGGGCTCAATTTTCGTGACCCACATAATAACGAGGAGCATCTATCATTCTATCATACCTATAATGATGTTTTTCTGTTCTTATAAAATTCGTAGTTACTTTATTATCTCTTAAATTGTTCTACTTTTTTTTCACTTGTAATTAGGCAGGGCATGTACATGGGCTTtcattaaatacaatttaatttcgACCACGTATCTAATGCACTTTTCAAACAACTACCTACTACACGGCTACCAAAATAGTCCAAAGTGATTGTATGGGTAGCAGCGTCTGCAATAGCTCAGTTGGCGAATCAGCACGTAAAACCAAAGATGCAGGATCAAGTCCtgtcacatcatcatcatatcatcatctGATCATATAGTCGCACGAACAGTTTCATACACGCACGCAACATCGCGCGAGCAACGGCAGTAGGACGGCGCCTTAGCAATTATTTTCCtttacacatattattatgtaggtataaggTCCCTTCCTCACACTTGTAGTAGTAGTAAGATGTTTGAGTAAAGAGTAATTTCACTTATTATAATAGCGTATGTTTTCGGTCAGGACAGTGTGATGCGCCAGCGACGATGAGTGCGCTGCTGATGCTGCTGGCCTTGGCGCTCGCCACGGCCGTCGCTGCGCCCGCTCAGTTCTACGAAGACTCATCGGTAGGGCAAGCAACTGTTCAGTACCTACTCATACTTAAATTTGAGATAAGTCAAAGACAAGGCCGGATTAACCATGTCACCCCTCTTCAATTGCTTAAAGAGCAGCATCCCTTTTCGTGTTTAATCAAATCTACTGACAGCATGTGTAGAGAAAAAGcaataatatctaagtaaataTTGCCTTTGTTGGATCGGGCCCCTAGAGCCTAGACAGTTGCCTACTCTGTCTAACGCGTAATCCAGACCTGGTCAAAGGTTATCAATATTAAGaaatcgaatcagaaatgaggaagTCGCAGAAGAAAGTAAGTGATTCGAAGAATAGCTAAACTTAAATCGCAGCTTATGGTTGAAGATTACGAAACTAATTCGTTCGCcggtaaatttagtatattagaaaatatattagaattgGGCTTGCTAAAAATATCCTGGATAggctttttcatttttaaaaatatatattttttttattatttatttgagttgatataaaaaaccaaaaagactccaaaaaaaaacaatccatttctaatttataaagtgccataggctatatttattaacagaaaaaattagggttccgtactaaaactacaatactGTAACTCACTGTAAAATCTAATCTTTCATCTTTCTACAGAAACTATTgataaaagaacaaaaaaatgtttgacgatattaaagaatacatcaagatctacaaaaaacttcgcgataccatatgtccaactattgtagttatgtcactataactacttttttacattttaaaagttgacagaaatgacgactaaaatcagaccattttatccatacctttgtattattccttatccaaataaataattttatattcatgtagattactttttgaattattcaaatcggacattccattaaaatttttacctatttctacttttttttacttattttagtgtgttttaattattaattctgaAATTCTAATAGCTGTATTTAGTTGTAGgtttaaacataatttatttaattttataaatttagacGTAGCGGTAACATAATCATAATTGAACTATTGTTAATCTGTATTCACACTCGCAGACTACCaagttacaggctcagcctagtttagaGTCTGAaggaaaattgaaatattatgtattaagtatttttgccaaataaataaaataaaataaattaacagatattacgaaattaaaaatatgaatctagccaaaaaatgcatttactctacgttgacgcgccccggcttcgcggtGTAgattttgggaaatggagctgaaaaacgtgtttgaagtgcccttgattacagacctttttagagttctgtgccctaagggtaataaaaaaaccagccaagtgcgagtcgggtcGAGTAGGGTCCcgtacaaattatattttattttttatttttattttatgatgtaactaaaaatgtatgcttttcgctatttttcctttatttgtgCTATAgcacgttgcttcgtaccaaatttcaagattctgagttccctgggaccctgtaggttttgattcacttgcgagtgtcgaaaattagCAGCAAACGGCTGAATCTTTTTATTGCGTTAAGGTGttaagggacagtagacctaaataatttgatatgaatttcagcttgatatccccaaaagccgtggtggcctagtggtttgacctatcgcctctcaagcagagggtggtgggtttaaaccccggctcgcacctctgagtttttcgaaattcatgtgcggagttacatttgaaatttaccacgagctttgcggtgaaggaaaacatcgtgaggaaacctgcacaaacctgcgaagcaattcaatggtgtgtgtgaagttcccaatccgcactgggcccgcgtgggaactatggcccaagccctcttgttctgagaggaggcctgtgcccagcagtgggatgtatataggctgaatgatgatgatgatgataagggttccgttttttccttttaaggtacgggaccctaaaaacaggaccctattactaagacaaatgatttatttctattaccgctataacaaaaaatactaaaaacagaacaaaataaatgtttatgctaatgtctaatgttgtataggtaggtacggaacctttcgtacgggagtccgactcgcacttggccgttttttctttactttgcccgtgcgaagccggggcgggtcgctagtacattataattatatataattaggtacctaatctGTGGCGTGTGCTTTGTGTGCTCCGAAGGCGAAGGCCCTTTCTCAGCATGTGCATTGTAAAATTATGTTGAACGTATTAACTCCAAAATATGAAGACTAGATTATGAAGGATATACGTTGTCAATCAACACATCACTCAGCTGACACGACTGCCCTGAGTTAAACGATAACATTTTCTGGGTTGAATACACCCGCCCTTTGAACTGTAATTTTTCTAGAAGCCAATGTTTTAAGACCCCGTTTTATTGGTGTTACGACCCTATCAAATCTTGAAACCCATTTTTCTAATTGTGATTAAAAAACAGCCAGAGAGGTTAGAAGGAAACCGTACAATTTTTGCGCTTGAAGAACTACCCCTACTATAATTTTTTGTGTGTTTCTACTTCTTgtaactataacagctaagcgGATTAGGTTGCAATTTGCAATATGGTATGAAGATAGCAGGATCTTGAAAATAAGACgcaagctactttttattaaaatattcatagTTCATGCTTAATTCGCGGGTTTAGAAATTTTCACCATTTCGAGATTTAAATgcgacaaaaacttttttgatagATTTGTGATCTTTTCtatcattaagtattttttggaaaaattgCAATTAACTATGTCAATTATTGTTATAGAGGTGCGAAATGTTTCCACAAACATAACAGGCGTGGCTCCATCTTGGATCAAAATAAACCTACCTATTActgctattattattaatgtcagtatttttatatttgtacggCTTCTACATCATTTCACTATACACGacggcatattttttaaataaaaaacagcgTAAAACACGATTTTCAGTAAGAAAAAAAGCTTCCGCAAAACCATCCAACGGCTCAACCTTAAAAAGAGGATGCAATTACAATTAGGCACGGTTCGGTCGCACGTGCagcgtgcaatgacggcctcacggtcccaccggaagaccagcgccagctcttgagccggcattatgctgaggtgggtccgtttcgtgaacagtaacactgttttcttttttttctctttcttttatgtaattattctgtcactgttacgaataaatgtattttctttctttctttcttctttcaattaaaataacaaaattaaacagcTACATCAATAGGTAACTTAATTTCTCGATAAATTGGGTTAAAGGTCACTAGGCTATTCTTCGAATTCGTTCACGTCATCAATATAATTTGTACTTATGTTAGAACGACTACTTTCACAATGCGCAGAACTGTTAGTAATAGCaccattatttgttttattgtcaGGAAATGATTTCTACTTTTCGCGATAAAATAAATTCTCAATATTTTGTTGCAAATGAGAAGTACAAATTATAATGTATGTGTTATGAATCAAGTGATTAATAAGGGCATTTTGAATAATGACAAGCTATACCGGGCAAAGTGATAATTATTAAGTATctaaacttaattatttatcacattgtccgGTCCGCTTATTATGAATACTAATAATATGCTACATGGCCGTTGGGcaatttgattacaactgaTTTTTGGTTAACTGATGTCTGATTCAACTTGATGTCTGCAAAATTGATGCGCAgcaattctacttgatttctaactctgcACTCATAATTTATACCCGTCAGTTCCGCTTCGcggtttttagaagaaaattaaagtgacagaaaaacggccagCATTAACTTATCTAAATGCATGCAACCTCGCCAAGACACTTAATTGGCATTGGCAAATTTTAGATTGGGCACAGTAAGTAAATAAGGTATTTaaaagaacacacacaatctcattttaaatatattgtaaCCGATTGTattctcgattctgagcaaacgaGCAAActacttttcagtttttttaatagcaTCTTGTATGCATACAAGTTACAAAAATCACACTCTGTTGTCTCcccatttattaattaaatatttatgccaACGTAAAGTGCTACAGTGGTGAGTAGggcttgcaatccggataaccggatatccatattatccggatatccgcccattttcaaatccggataggaagctcttcattatccggataatttggataattcgaatatctgatattaagcgcgcgctcgcgcattgtgagaggttagtgtagtgtatgcatacacacagatacatttctttttgcattaggaaggtttacatgcaatacttattagttaggttcattcttaacatcttgtttggtaatggtagtggcgatgatgaatttttggtaaatgtgtatgcaagtaatgtatattttattaatattattatattttatgtattttttcaatcttcaatatattttttaccttacacTACACACTTCTGCTTTGATCCCCTTTTTTCTCGATTCTATGTTAATAACATCGTCAGGTCGAATAAGAAGGTAGAAGAAGAGATCGCCTTTTTAGCGATTAGACTCCTGTTTTCTCGTCTCCTACCCTACCTTTTAtgttctgatttcattttataatgaatgttttttggtgttcaatacaatacgctttgtattgtattgtgttatttattcttataatagagcaagagcccgcaagagccggaccttcgttatagtatcgttataatccttcgttatagtccgactacaggaccagagcacgaagcctattcctttgcagcggggagtcagacaaggagatgtgatctctccgaaactgttcaccgctggattggaagatgattttaaggttctggactggaaaggacgaggcattaacaataatggggagtacttcactcaccttcaaTTCGCCGatgatattgtagtcatggctgagactatggaggacctgagtgctatgctcgctgacctcagcagagttatttccgaccgagttagcttaaaaataaacatggacaagacgaaagtcatgtctaatgttgtgccagctcccgtaatagtcggaggctctgcgctcgaagttgttgacgactatgtttacctgggacaaacgatccagttaggtaggtctaacttcgagaaagagatcactcgtcgaatccgactcggctgggcagcatttgggaagctttgcagtgtcttttcggccaaattaccgcagtgtttgattgaagtcaaaagtctttgaccagtgtgtgttgccagtgatgacatgcggatctgagacgtgggcgccaacgatgggccttattaggaagctcaaagtcactcaaagggctatggagaggtctatgctcggggtttctctacggtatagagtcagaaatgatgatatccgcagtagaactaaggttaccgaaatagcccgaagaattgcgaaactgaagtggcagtgagcgtgctcgcaggactgatggccagtggggttagaaggttctcgaatgtcgtccgcggagcgggagacgagcagtcggtaggcctccaataagatgaagcgacgacctggttaagatcgctgaatagcgttggatgcggaaagcacaagactggtctgagtggagagccttgggcgaggcctaagtccagcagtggacgtctttcggctgacatgatgaatcgaatctactctcgattctgagtattTCTGAGCAAAGTGCTAACCGGTTTTcagttacattaaaaattaacaccttgcattaaaaaaaactttcagcctttaaaatataacgaaggtctggctgtcgtgggctcttggtccgtaaggcaaaataataacaagcaggagacagagaagttataaagtgtttttaagttatttcactcattaaagtgacaaaataatgatttttacgtgcgtataagacaatcagtgattaagttaattaacacgattcgtctgatgaaacaaatttaaaattgtttttagcgtttttttaaatatttggataattattaaaattattcaaaataaccggatatccggatactgagatttcaaatatccgaaatatccggataataaaaagttaccggaTAGTGCAAGCCCTAGTGGTGAGCGCATCGAATGTCCGAGGGCGGGAGCGCCGACCAATTCTGGTCATCAAATTcccaagaataaaaaaaaaagaaaaaaaagaaagaaaaccaCCTCATTTATCACCACCCCACACGCTACTTAGAAATTATGTGGCATTACCACAAAATCAATCGACGATTTAATTTTCTGGTTTACAGTAAGTATAAAATTGGTTGTGCTGTATAGGAAagcaaaaataacatgataCTAAACTTTGAAACAACTAAACgacaacaaaaaagtaaaaatcagGAAAAACATAAAATGCAAGGAATTTGcttgcattattttatttatgtataaaccCGGTCAATTGAACATAAAATACAAGCGCAATTAATTACAAACGAtctcatgtacagtcaagggcaaagatatcgacacggccaatgttgcacaaatatgtatacacggccttaatgttaagtgcatagagtcgcgtatacatatttttgcaactttggccgtgtcgatatctttgcccttgacgtACCACAAATCCCAGCAGTAAACTTGATATGCAAGGTgaggccctgtaacaggagcaaaaaattaaaccacagcttccactctttgtcttgagctaatttagttcaacttttgaaaataacgtGTATTTATGAGTTTtaatatagtttaaagtttaattggacaagcaatgtattgcgaaatccgtcatttagttacgtgacaggcgatgtcatttaggctattggatgccgtacattgaaaataacatttaatttgtttggaaaaacatgatgataaaattacttaatttttgaatgttgcagaactaaagtagttccagttgagtagcagaacctggatttattttttttgctcctgttacagggcccaccctgTATATACGTCTAAAAAGGagagtacctgggcgaccgagctttgctcaggATAAAATTCGTTAAAAAGCGTTTTCccaaagataagaccaagctagatcgatttgtcaaattcaaattaaaatcatttattcagtaaataggccgcaatgggctcccttagttacaaaactaaacactgtcATTATCCGATAACCccgacataccaaatttcatcgaaatcgtttgaGCCGTTTcagagattctgattatatacatataagaactagcatttgcccgcgacttcgtcctcGTGGAATTAGGTAATCgcccgctgttccctcgggaactgtgcattttccgggataaaaagtagcctatgtcactctctggcccataaactatctctatgcgaaaaatcacgtcgatccgtcgctccgtttcgacgtgaaagacagacaaatatacaaacacactttcgcatttataatactagcttacGCCCGTGGctgcgcccgcgtggaattcggttatcgcgcgctattccctcggaaacgtgcatttttccgggataaaaagtagcttatgttactctcgggcccataaactatctccatgccgaAAAACACGTAAtacgtcgctctgtttcgacatgaaagacggacaaacatacaaacacactttcgcattataatattactagcttttgcccgcggcttcgcccgcgtggaattcggttatcgcgcgctgttccctcgggaactgtgcattttccgggataaaaagtagcctttgtcactctctggcccataaactatctctatgccaaatatcacgtcgatccgttgctccgtttcgatgtgaaatacggacaaacatacacacaaacatacgaacacacacactttcgcatttataatattagtatgtatggatagtatggattactGTAGTACCTAACTGTCCTAATAATGGTAAAGCAAGTGGAAGGTCAAAGAGAGACAACTATACAACTTTGTAGGATTTCTGGGGGTAGGGTAACGGATAGTTACTTTACCAATTCTGTGCTTATACAAGTTATACAACAAACTGGGTTTTCCTAATTTCTGAATATATTTCGCAAAATAACCCCCGAATCTATTAACTACTGAAGTCATTAAGAAGGGATAATGGTTAagctttaattaaataggtcacataataatataccacAGCATGAATAAATGGCCCTGTCTAATGCTTACCAGTTTGTCAATTTCATTATTGAACTACGTATAAACAATCGAGGGGTTATTTTGCtcaaccgcgaccttatgatcagggccgtctttcacctattagaggccctgggcacaacatgctgcatgcATTTGGTACGagtaagcctgattttcaggcgagtGTTGAGTTGCTActtatcggttatcgtttggtaatggagtagggacAAGGGGGCCCCAATCCACCGCGGGGCcttgggcacgtgcccagtatGCCCAGTGCGGGGAAGAGGGGCTTGCTTATGATAGGTGGGTGAATCaattatttcttgttgttattctgttccgtcagcgaggggacaaaagtagtacagtttaatagaagaaatattgtgtcacattatacttaacatgcttattagatgaccaattatagaaggagcttaaaactaccacaaaaatgcatatttcgcaaattttaattatataaagttaCGGTTTAAAGTGCGACTCAGGAAACCGTAACTATAacaacgagtgacaagaaaatttTGATCGACCCGGCTACATACGTCTATGCCACAAATGTGTGTTCTTGCAgctcctccatctccacactgtaagaacacacacaatcacacaaacccaactatcaccaccaccacacaacactgacgcatttcgaactcaaccagagttcatcctcaaagCAACACAAGCGTTCACCATGCTGCCACATTCACACACAAATTGAATTGCTTCCCAGGAGTTTGAAGGTTTTCACACACTGTTTTCTTTCATCGAGATAAGTTTAATTTGACGAATTAATTCCTCTAGAAAGAAGAAACTCTGACATCTACTTACTCTGCAAgtccgggttcgaacccacgttTCTCTGTTTAATGGCCAAATGTCAGTAGGCTATCACGGCTTATTTGGATAATGATATCTGATGGAACTATCGTGCCCCcgccaaaacgaaaaaaaagaaagcagGGCACTACCTACCTTTTCTCGTACTAAATTACTTTATGATCAACGCAGGAGGTGGTAATCCCACAGAAGAGGGCGGCGTTGGTGCTGGACCGCATCCTGATCGCGTTGCAGAAGGCATTGCGTGAGGAACCTCGCGCGGAGACCGACGGCCCGCGGGCCCTCCCTCTGCGCTTGTCCTACCTCGACACTGCTGACATGGTGAggccaggccctatactacgaagtgcaaaattcgaacttcgtatcttgccgtcgtGCTGACCCTTATATTTTTTagtatgagagtgagagggacggtatgatacttcgattttcgtagtagccacccAGTACACCACCGCTTATGAATGCCAAGGGCGGATCCAGCTTTATAGCCTGTCAAATTCTAGTTATTTTTtcgcaaataaaaattaacattaatGAAATAACAAAATCAATAAGGAAAATTACTGCAACGTTTTGCCGTCCGAATGCAGCACCAGcaaaaaccgtaaacagttgtTTGAATTTTgtcttttaaatgtccgtaggatgccataatatcatattatttcaataaaaattttgtaaatataaatgtagttctatcgttactatcatcggtgtaaatatcatgttattttggaAGATTGGCATCATTCGTACACTTTTTActttgatttttcaaaaaattataaataaagatagATTGCTCAGCATATGTCCCGCTTCttattcaaaatgtttaaagtcaataacttttcaaataaatgaatgaatttaaTTTTAGCAAAAGCTGTCAAATGTCCGAATCTACCCCACCAATGGGGTACGTACATTCATGCATAAATAGGGGAGCATTCAGGCTGTGTGGGGTAGCTTCATACGGCTTAAGTGaaagagcaaaataattgtaataa of the Choristoneura fumiferana chromosome 17, NRCan_CFum_1, whole genome shotgun sequence genome contains:
- the LOC141436866 gene encoding uncharacterized protein isoform X1, which produces MSNRQCDAPATMSALLMLLALALATAVAAPAQFYEDSSEVVIPQKRAALVLDRILIALQKALREEPRAETDGPRALPLRLSYLDTADMSALQRRGQAGASGRGRVLRCYFNAVTCF
- the LOC141436866 gene encoding uncharacterized protein isoform X2 — translated: MSALLMLLALALATAVAAPAQFYEDSSEVVIPQKRAALVLDRILIALQKALREEPRAETDGPRALPLRLSYLDTADMSALQRRGQAGASGRGRVLRCYFNAVTCF